A window of Mytilus edulis chromosome 10, xbMytEdul2.2, whole genome shotgun sequence contains these coding sequences:
- the LOC139491493 gene encoding agrin-like isoform X3 — protein MNVYITSFIVLYVNIFVLSSAAWRARKYGRNRCNHYSGPVCGTNGKTYYSECQAFYSNVKVNCAKRCPCKAPCVCSKVYRPVCGADGKTYGNDCMAKCEKVKVKCNKRCPCTKTCRCRRIKRLVCGVDGKTYWNSCKANCKKVKVKYYKRCPRKKRCLCRRFKRRLVCGMDGKTYRNSCKAKCKKVKVKCNRKCPCEKPCICTKILKPVCGVDGNTYSNDCRARCKKVKVKCNRKCPCEKPCICTKIFKPVCGVDGNTYSNDCTAKCKKVQVKCQGSCPCKPPCTCPRILAPVCGTNRKQYANQCLAKCENVKVDCHGKCPCSCINYCPLKGTPSCGGDGVTYITACHAKCAGQKIQCTKPCPCPPVCKCSKEYSPVCGENKKTYVNSCVAKCRKVAVKCPGKCPCTCERQCPKNVQPVCGVDGKDYATECHADCADVDVGCQGKCPCVVTCESKCKQTGSPVCGVNKQEYSSRCLANCAKVAVKCTGICPCSCERLCPKTKQPVCGVDGKQYVNKCVARCEKVAVRCNKPCPCDCEDSCTDSKPVCGVDGQTYKSKCHATCKKTAVECNQKCPCPCNCPVDNKPVCSTDSTTYSNACEANCKKATIACKTACPCTPCGCPQPNSSDLFCGKDENEYPSKCFAECSKTEIDCKGSCPCSCDRRCKSGGSPVCGIDGKVFKTYPNKCLAGCAKVAVKCSGKCPCSCEIQCAAKGTGTEKQVCGKDEKTYPSACLAACAGTTVKCNEVCSKCPCDCPAENKPVCASDSTTYNNECEAKCNKVTIECKTPCPCSPCGCPMPTSNDLFCGKDNNIYPSVCFAECSKTEVLCKGPCPCSCERQCKSGGGSPVCGAIGSKHKTYPNRCTAVCEKATVKCNHRCPCSCESQCPKGGKQVCGADGKDYLSLCHAKCKKTTKACDGKCPCPCTCEGEPHSPVCGVDKKTYKNACEAKCSKVKVQCQSKCPCKTIEECEKSCPHFRFPVCGVISKTKYMNHCVAKCMGEDFEFCEGRF, from the exons GAAAGTAAAGGTAAAATGCAACAAGAGGTGTCCATGCACAAAAACTTGCAGATGTAGAAGAATCAAACGTTTAGTTTGCGGAGTGGATGGTAAAACCTATTGGAACTCATGCAAAGCAAATTGCAA GAAAGTAAAGGTAAAATACTACAAGAGGTGTCCACGCAAAAAAAGGTGTTTATGTAGAAGATTTAAACGTCGGTTAGTTTGCGGAATGGATGGTAAAACTTATCGGAACTCATGCAAAGCAAAATGCAA GAAAGTGAAGGTAAAGTGTAACCGGAAATGTCCATGTGAAAAACCTTGCATATGTACTAAAATTCTTAAACCAGTTTGCGGAGTTGATGGTAATACATATAGCAATGACTGCAGAGCAAGATGCAA AAAAGTAAAAGTAAAGTGCAACAGGAAATGTCCATGTGAAAAACCTTGCATATGTACTAAAATTTTCAAACCAGTTTGCGGAGTGGATGGTAATACATATAGCAATGACTGCACAGCAAAATGCAA AAAGGTCCAAGTAAAATGTCAAGGTTCTTGTCCTTGTAAACCGCCATGTACATGTCCACGTATATTAGCACCTGTTTGTGGAACTAATCGAAAACAATATGCAAACCAGTGTTTAGCAAAATGCGA AAACGTTAAAGTTGATTGTCATGGTAAATGTCCATGCTCTTGTATAAATTACTGTCCCCTTAAAGGGACACCTAGCTGTGGAGGAGATGGCGTTACATATATAACAGCCTGTCATGCAAAGTGCGC GGGTCAGAAGATACAATGTACTAAGCCTTGTCCTTGTCCGCCGGTTTGTAAATGTTCCAAAGAATACAGTCCTGTTTGTGGTGAGAACAAGAAAACTTATGTCAATTCATGCGTGGCGAAATGTAG AAAAGTTGCTGTAAAATGTCCCGGCAAATGTCCATGCACGTGTGAAAGACAATGTCCAAAAAATGTTCAACCAGTATGTGGTGTTGATGGGAAAGACTATGCTACTGAATGCCATGCAGACTGCGC TGACGTTGATGTAGGGTGTCAAGGAAAATGTCCATGTGTAGTCACGTGTGAAAGTAAATGTAAACAGACAGGAAGTCCAGTTTGTGGTGTGAATAAACAGGAGTATTCCTCCAGATGTCTAGCCAATTGCGC AAAAGTTGCTGTTAAGTGTACAGGAATCTGTCCGTGTTCCTGTGAAAGACTGTGTCCCAAAACTAAACAACCTGTGTGTGGTGTTGACGGAAAACAATATGTAAACAAATGTGTTGCGAGATGCGA AAAGGTCGCAGTACGATGCAATAAACCCTGTCCGTGTGATTGTGAAGATAGTTGTACAGATTCTAAACCTGTATGTGGGGTTGATGGACAAACGTATAAATCGAAATGTCATGCAACCTGCAA AAAAACAGCTGTGGAATGTAACCAAAAATGTCCCTGTCCGTGTAATTGTCCAGTCGATAACAAACCAGTGTGTTCCACAGACTCAACAACATACAGCAATGCGTGTGAAGCTAACTGCAA AAAAGCTACAATAGCATGTAAAACAGCATGTCCCTGTACTCCATGTGGATGTCCTCAACCGAACAGTAGCGATTTATTCTGTGGGAAAGACGAAAATGAATACCCTTCCAAATGTTTTGCCGAGTGCAG TAAAACAGAGATAGATTGTAAAGGTTCATGTCCATGTTCGTGTGATAGAAGATGTAAAAGTGGTGGCAGTCCTGTCTGTGGTATTGATGGAAAAGTGTTTAAAACATATCCAAACAAATGCCTCGCTGGTTGCGC AAAAGTAGCAGTTAAGTGTTCCGGAAAGTGTCCATGTTCATGTGAAATTCAGTGTGCAGCTAAAGGAACAGGAACAGAAAAGCAGGTCTGTGGTAAAGATGAGAAGACGTACCCATCTGCTTGTCTTGCTGCCTGCGC AGGAACAACTGTTAAATGTAACGAAGTTTGTAGTAAATGTCCATGTGACTGTCCAGCAGAAAACAAACCAGTTTGTGCTTCAGACTCAACTACATACAACAATGAATGTGAAGCTAAGTGCAA TAAGGTTACAATTGAATGTAAAACACCATGTCCATGTTCTCCATGTGGGTGTCCTATGCCGACAAGTAACGATTTGTTTTGTGGTAAAGATAATAACATCTACCCTTCAGTGTGTTTTGCCGAATGCAG TAAAACTGAGGTACTATGTAAAGGTCCATGTCCATGTTCATGTGAAAGACAATGCAAAAGTGGTGGTGGAAGCCCTGTCTGTGGTGCGATTGGCTCGAAACACAAAACATATCCAAACAGATGTACTGCTGTATGTGA aaAAGCAACAGTAAAATGTAATCATCGGTGTCCCTGTTCGTGCGAGAGTCAATGCCCGAAAGGTGGAAAACAAGTATGCGGTGCAGATGGAAAAGACTATCTCTCTTTATGTCACGCCAAGTGCAA AAAAACAACAAAAGCTTGTGATGGAAAATGTCCTTGTCCTTGTACATGTGAAGGGGAACCACATTCACCTGTCTGCGGTGTTGATAAGAAAACGTACAAAAATGCGTGTGAAGCTAAATGCAG TAAAGTCAAAGTGCAATGTCAATCAAAGTGTCCATGTAAAACGATAGAAGAATGCGAAAAATCATGTCCACATTTTCGGTTTCCTGTTTGTGGAGTAATTTCTAAAACCAAATATATGAACCATTGTGTGGCTAAGTGCAT GGGAGAGGATTTTGAGTTTT GTGAAGGAAGATTCTAA